Below is a window of Camelina sativa cultivar DH55 chromosome 11, Cs, whole genome shotgun sequence DNA.
cgaatccaagccttaggagctacgaaaaactcataaacaaccaaaagaacaaccacacaacacacaaaatcacataaacaaagatcttagcttagataagccatggtcatccACTCATCTTAGCCAAAACAATGAGATCTCACAAACACACGACAAAACTACACCACCACAAGcttcccaccacgttcctagccttggatccacACCCTCCAGAAGAAAACTCACATTTCAGAGACAGAGAATCcaccaaaacctcaagaactcTCACAGAGActttgttctctcttctttctctcttagaTGTGCAGAAATTGCTAAAGGAAGTGGAAGTCGTCGAGTTTCCCTtataaactcgagtttagggcttctCTAAACCAGCCACGCAAACCAGAGAATTGAAATCGAACCGATTTGACCAACCACGGTTGGTGTCGATCGGCACTACAGAAATTGAatttctggttcgcggatgttacaggtATCAACTTGCATACACTTAGGAGAGcatcaaatgaaaaaaactatgcaaaaaatatgtatagatataaaatttaaagtatatTGATAAGCTGAACATATTTGTCCTGtcagaaaattttatattgactttattttatagattatgttattattaaacatgttgatttaattatattgtattgaATGATGATATATTACCTGCAAAATAGGCGATAAATAACTTTTTCGAACAATGATTTCATTATTTCTATGATGCAATTTGTGTCGCAACAGTCAAATTTATAACCTATGGATTTGCATGCgcattatagatttttttttccgcaGCGCACGAGATCACAATGGATGAAataacccgacccgtttttttaataataataatataattaaatatcacgtaatatttaattacaattcaaacaataaaacaacaTCTACAAATCCAATTAACATAAACCAACCATCAACATGCACAACGGAAACATATAAACCTAACTAACATTCATTACCTGCActacaaacacaatgagatgcgtgagtattaccagaaatactcagtgagacgatcctcccatctacgagctatacacacaagcaaatcaagagtacaactacaaataaaacataacaaaccagccattgaatagaacatccaataacacattcatcacacctacacatcatcacacaaaataagtcatacaacccaatcgctcagataagctcatggtcacacactcaccttaacaagctgattttaacaacaaatataaccagGAGAGACTCTCCTTGCATCTGAAACAGTCCAGAAACGTCCTACAACAagtaacacaaccaaaaacaacctTGAAGCAAACTAGACAGAAATaccagaaaagaacagtctcaaaggcgaaaccctaaaattaaaatcaaccgttaactatcaaatctcTCTGGTGAAAAGCTAGGTCCAGACGTCCCGAAGCTTTCCaaaaaatttcagcacgatccaATCTCAGATGACACCGCAATGGATCCCagaacacccgctggtctcaatccgcgactgagaagaaacgccccacgaaactgccgatatctcctagaatattaactccTAGAATATTGACGTCTCCAAGCATTTTACGACCAGAATTACCTCCCGTGGTccgcgtaaaacatcacaatgtcatACTAACCACCATATACTCCTTCCCAAAAACCGCCATGACCACCACCAGGTCACACAGGAAACATCCCCACACCTCAAGATAGTTTCCATACACTTTCGAAAAATAGCAAAGATCTAACTCCCTTAACACTTTCCATATTTAAAAACCtcctatttttagaaactttccatttcCAGAACTGCATAATCCCTTAATCCATTCCACATCAAGATTcaataagaactaatcatcttttTAAATCCTCTCTACAACATTGTCAGTAAATCCGCAATTCTGTCATCTCAGTCTGAGCAAAATCTGTTGCCACACTCACCGCACCCGCTGGACCTCCAGCAACACCAGTAAGCACATCGGCCACACCCTCAGGTTCCCACCTGACCAGCATAAATCTGAACCTCTCGATCAACACACATAAACTCCTCccccgagattgaacccccatcaacccCGAGATCCGCATCCGGTCTCAACCAAaaacctgagattgaacccccatcaatctcctaaatACACATATGGTTACAATGCTTATCCCCACGTCTTTGACCCTTTTACCCCCAACTCATCcgctcttaggtcgcaaccttcaagccataccgatctcactctcagacccccCATCTTCGAGCAATACCGtctcaccctcgagatctcggtaccaggagaagccccatctcctctgccaccctGAGTATATTGGTGTTCCggaattatattttgaattgtGTTGAATAAATCAAAGATGtgggtttaatctaattaaaccaagatttaattaaatcgataattaaaacgaaattaattaaaacccaCTTCTTCGATTTAttcaacaaaattcaaaatataattccGGAACACCGATGTTACAATGGACAACTTTGCCTAGAGTATATTGGAATCTCCAGTAAGTTTTGTATCAATAATGTTTAAGAAATTGTGTTCTTCAAAAATTTAACGCCAAAGCTTTTGTAGAAGTTTGTATACTCTTGATCCAATGGTCAAAAGACTTCCCATCTTTATATCGAGTTTAAGGTAGTAGTTTGTAAAAAAGTTTAGCTAGTTATTGTTAGAACAttaccaaaacaaataatacaagTGAGAAAGACTAAACACTAACAAAATGAACCAAAATAATTTCTTAAGccattaatcaaataaaaccaaTTGAGAAAAGTTGAAGTgatgttaattaatatatatatcttttttttctttaaaaagacTCATTTTTCTTGTGATACGGAACCCTCACATGAGCTCATAGACAAATATGTTTGATCAAGTACTATACTTCTTTGTACCacatagaaattaaaattatcaTTCTTAAATCTATttcaataaaagaatatattctATCCATCCCAAGATCAATACTAGATTTTATACCGAATTTTAACTTGGGTAATCTTTGCTTGAGTAAACTAAGAACTTGCATTTCTTAGgttcttagttttatttttatcttataataACTTATCATTTAAAATCACAAGATTACCTAGAAGAAAATGAATTGTtctccaaattaaattatttataattgtaatctacatatatatatacaaatgtatCCATCCTTACCCATTTAAGATCTCattcttattttttaacaaCTATTATTTCATGTGTTTTAGAAACAAATCTagtatttggtttatttaaaagATGTTAATATGTATTTTCTGAATATTATCTAGTGGAAGTAAATAGGAAACACCGAGGATTAACCAAACAACATAgatatttattaaacaaattacatagatttatgaagaaatggtgataaataaaggaaaatgaTACAACATTATTATGGGATATGGagttcaaagaaagaaaaaataaaaaaacatatgacTGAAATTAttgttggttttagtttttaggtAACAGAAATATCTGTTGAGTATTATTACTGATGCTTCTTAGGTAAAGTTGCAGATGGTCCCGCAGATGTTGATGCATCATTAATTATCTTACCATCATCCATCTTTTGATCTTCTCTCTTCAAGAGTTGCATATGTTGATTTTTTGCAACTGTGGTTAGCCTCTTTATTTCCTCAATATAAGAATTCAAAGAAGTTGATGTAGTGAGAAAACCATCTTGAATTggaatatcaaaatattttggcACTTGATCAGGTCCCACATTTGTTTTAAGCTCATTCTCTGCAAATTTGATATCTTGTTCAACATCATTAAGAATACTCTCATGGTGTTGTACCATCCCAAGAATTCCTGAAACGGGATCACGTCTACGAGCATCAGCCGCATAGCACAAAGAGTTGGCAGCAATCTTATGTTGGTCTTCAGATTCAAGGCTGTTGAGGATATTTGCAATGTTTTCAGCTCCAATGATTTGATTAACATCTTTAAATCTTGTATCGTTCGATGGAAAATATGCTTTGTATATGCAATTTGGGtcacaaatttgttttaagacCCTACAAATAGCACAACGGCTGgaattcatttctttttgtttggtttactcCCTTATCCcctaaataagaaaattaaatgaaaaataaatcatcaatactatatatgtagatttgatatatattaaaaatgatgaaaaaaatctTGGTTCTTGAAATATTTACACAAATGAAAATCGAATCTCCCATattaatactacaaaaatatttaatcatcACTTGTTAGTTGTAGTGAGCAAATATCTACATAAAATCTACCTAACTTGAGAGATCAAATGTTTTCCAAAAATTCCTATAAACATATTAATATCACgtgaattataaaataaattagtagaTAAACCGAGATCACGTAATACCTcgattgaaaatgttaaaagatCTTATATCACTAAAAAACTGAGAGTATTGTAAATTTGAAGGATGCCTATAATGATAAATTTGACATAGTTTTATAGCCTTAAGATGGCTAGTTAAATCACTAATTTAAGATAATATagtaatatccaataaataagtCAAATATCAAACGTTTGACTTATTTATATTGCAATTACTATCTACCATTATTGTTACATTTGACTGCatacttttgtttttggcaAGATAATATCATATTTTCCATGCATTATAATTGTTGGTCAAATTTTCATGCATTaattatatgtatttatatCCCCTTAAAatgtattgtaattttttttgtatgtagtATCAACATAAGatgttatattattagtttgtcTATCGCACCAAAATTTGATCATTTATCCTTTTGAGTCACattctaaaaacaataaaaatgaatgCAATTTTAGTTTATCAATCGATCGATAAATGTTTTCTATAATACTATTTGCGTCTGCGCACGGATTTGTGTTTTAATAGATAgtattgaaataataaatatttatattatgtttatttatctattaCTCAAAGGTAAAATTactaatatgaatatattgttCTTAGCAATTAtactaacattttaaaaaagaagtaaTTTATCCAAAATTATTCGGAAAAATATAAGTTACATTAATGTAAGTtttaacactaaacaaaacttTATCATAGCCCTAATTTACTCTAaatggtaaattaaaaaaacgttGAGAAAGTGTTAACTTATTTTTTCTATACtaactctgttttttatttgtcgTTTTGTGTTTACAAACTTTATAGAATGACAAGCAATATAAAACGAAGATAGTATATTATAATGAGTAATGAgtaattttctcattttcataaaGTCATATCGACAAATTAAATGAATTTAACGATTTTATAGAGTTACATTCTTTGAGTACAAGCTCATgtaaaaaatcttttataatataggagactttatcatatattaatatatatatatatataataaacaaattttgttttattttgggaGAAACTTTAAAATGATAGTTTTAAATTACTTGAAtcacacataaaaaaatatataattttttttatcttcaagTATAACCGATTTAGATCTATCATTGGTCAAGTTGGATAACTCTAAAACGGCATTATTTGATCAACAATTTAAAGTTACACTCTATGCCGTCATagattaactaaaattttagatttacaATGATTCCAATATTTCTATGATGCAATTTGTTTCATAACAGTCAAATTTATAACATATGGATTTGCATCCacattatagattttttttccgCAACGCACGAGACCACGATGGACAACTTTTTCTACAATATTTTGGAATCTCGAATAAGTTTTGAATCAAtaatgttttaagaaattgtgCTCTCCGGAAATTCAACGTCAAACCTTGTGTAGAAATTTGTATACTCTTGATCCAATGGTCAAAAGATTTCCCATCTTTATATCGAGTCTAAGGTCTCAAGAGAGTAGTTTGTAAGAAAGTTTAGATAGTTATTGTTAAAAcattaccaaaataaataatacaagtGAGAAAGGGTATACACTACCAAAATGAACCTAAATAATTTCTTAAGccattaatcaaataaaaccaaTTGAGAAAAGTTGAAGTGatgataattaatatatatatcttttcattAAAAGAGgactaagttttttttctttaaaaatactcatttttcttGTGATACGGAACCCTCACATGAGCTCATAGACAAATATGTTTGATCAAGTACTATACTTCTTTGTACCACCATAGAAATTAAGATTATCATTCTTAAATCTATTtcaatagaaatatatattctatcCATCCCAAGATCAATACTAGATTTTATACCGAATTTTAACTTGGGTAATCTTTGCTTGAGTAAACTAAAAACATGCATTTCTTAGgttcttagttttatttttttatcttataataaCTTATCATTTAAAATCACAAGATTACCTAGAAGAAAATGAATTGTtctccaaattaaattatttataattgtaatatacatatatatacaaatgtatCCATCCTTACCCATTTAAGATCTCattcttattttttaacaaCTATTATTTCATGTGTTTTAGCAACAAATCTagtatttggtttatttaaaagATGTTAATATGTATTTTCTCAATATTATCTAGTGGAAGTAAATAGGAAACACAGAGGATTAACCAAACAACATAgatatttattaaacaaattacatagatttttgaagaaatggtgataaataaaggaaaatgaTACAACATTATTATGGGATATGgagttcaaagaaaaaaaaaaaaataagacataTGACTGAAATTATTGTTGGTTTTAGTTTTCAGGTAACAGAAATATCTGTTGAGTATTATTACTCATGCTTCTTAGGTAAAGTTACAGATGGTCCCACAGATGTTGATGCATCATTAACTCTATGACCATCACCCATCTTTCGATCTTCTCTCTTCAAGAGTTGCATATGTTGATTTTTTGCACTGTGGTTAGCCTCTTTATTTCCTCAATACAAGAATTCAAAGAAGTTGATGTAGTGAGAAAACCATCTTGAATTggaatatcaaaatattttggcACTTGATCAGGTCCCACATTTGTTTTAAGCTCATTCTCTGCAAATTTGATATCTTGTTCAACATCATTAAGAATACTCTCATGGTGTTGTACCATCCCAAGAATTCCAGGAAAGGGATCACGTCTACGAGCCTCAGCCGCATAGCACAAAGAGTTGGCAGCAATCTTACGTTGGTCTTCAGATTCAAGACTGTTGAGGATATTTGCAACGTTTTCAGCTCCAAAGATTTGATTAACATCTTTAAATCGTGTATTGTTCGATGGAAAATATGCTTTGTATATGCAATTTGGGtcacaaatttgttttaagacCCTACAAATAGCACAACGGTTggaattcatttatttttgtttggtttactcCCTTATCCcctaaataagaaaattaaatgaaaaataaatcatcaatactatatatgtagatttgatatatattaaaaatgatgaaaaaaatctTGGTTCTTGAAATATTTACACAAATGAAAATCGAATCTCCCATattaatactacaaaaatatttaatcatcACTTGTTAGTTGTAGTGAGCAAATATCTACATAAAATCTACCTAACTTGAGAGATCAAATGTTTTCCAAAAATTCCTATAAACATATTAATATCACgtgaattataaaataaattagtatataaaCCGAGATCACGTAATACCTcgattgaaaatgttaaaagatCTTATATCACTAAAAAACTGAGAGTATTGTAAATTCGAAGGATGCCTATAATGATAAATTTGTCATAGTTTTATAGCCTTAAGATGGCTAGTTAAATCACTAATTTAAGATAATATagtaatatccaataaataagtCAAATATCGAACGTTTGACTTATTTATATTGCAATTACTATCTACCATTATTGTTACATTTGACTGCatacttttgtttttggcaAGATAATATCATATTTTCCATGCATTATAATTGTTGGTCAAATTTTCAtgcattaattatatttatttatatcccCTTAAAatgtattgtaattttttttgtatgtagtATCAACATAAGatgttatattattagtttgtcTATCGCACacaaatttgatcatttatCCTTTTGAGTCACattctaaaaacaataaaaatgaatgCAATTTTAGTTTATCAATCGATCGATAAATGTTTTCTATAATACTATTTGCGTCTGCACACGGATTAGTGTTTTAATAGATAgtattgaaataataaatatttatattatgtttatttatctattaCTCAAAGGTAAAATTactaatatgaatatattgttCTTAGCAATTATACTaacatttacaaaaaaactaatttatccAAAATTATTCGGAAAAATATAAGTTAcattaatgtaatttttaacactaaacaaaacttTATCATATGCCTAATTTACTCTATATggtaatattaaaaaaacgtTGAGAAAGTGTTAACTTATTTTTTCTATACTCACTCTGTTTTTTAGTTGTCTTTTTGTGTTTACAATGCAACTTTATAGAATGACAAGCAATATAAAACGAAGATAGTATATTATAATGAGTAATGAGTAATTGTCTCATTTTCATAAAGTCATATCGACAAATTAAATGAATTTAACGATTTTATAGAGTTACATTCTTTGAGTACAAGCTCGtgtaaaaaaatcttttataatataggagattttatcatatatttatatatatatatatacaataaattttgttttattttgggagaaactttaaaataatagttttaaattacttgaatcacacaaaaaatatatatataatttttttatcttcaagTATAACCGAGTTAGATTCATCATTTGTCAAGTTGGATAACTCTAATACGCCATTATTTGATAAACAATTTAGAGTTACACTCTATGCCGTCatatattaactaaaaatttagatttacatattgaatatttaattcaaaaatgattggtgaaaaaaaaactacaaaagcaATTGGCAATTTCTAAGACTAATTTGTTATGGTTCTTCTTTTCGATCATCGTTAGTTTTTTTAATCGTCTGAATAATTCAAGAAAGCAGATgtagaaaaacagaggaaaaaacaagaaacaatagAGACAAAACAACCttctaaaaaatttagtatGGTAGCAGGATCATCGttagttttgaaagaaaaaaattatgtatttacaTTTTGTGCTACTTTTTTTCATAATGATCATGGGATTATATCTGGATGTTTGATCTTATGATCATAGAATGTCAACTCGACCTTTGTTTAACTCAAGTCATGAAGAGGTATAGTTCCCATCTTTTTTCGAACAACAAAATTTATACTTTCGttacatattaaaatagaaGCATCGAGAGATCATAAACATTAATGTTAGTCAAAATGTATGGAAGtggatacaatatatatgatcataaatATTCATCGCTTATTGGAATTGATATTAACTTGTGTCACTTGAAAAAACTAAAGTTAAATTTTGTACCAATTAATATAACTGATAGAAATATTTGCACCCCAATGATTTTTAAGTGAAGcctctttttttaatttctttaaataaaaatgagtgctaattatttttcattttatcttttgatGTAATTTAACGCCATTTGCTACGTTTACTATTAGTTGCCTCAAGAATTTGAAACTGCCAAATGTAATTATATACCATTCTATAGCTTATGGTATCAAACTATTtggatacaaaacaaaacattgttgTAGTAAGAACACTTTATTACATTTAAATATGATCAGATAAGTGACTTAACACTTTACCCTTTCACGAAACATGAAAACTCCAACCAAAAAGACAAGAACACATGACTCAACTTTGAACTTCCCCAAACCACAAACTTCCCATCTTACTACTTAAGCGGTGTAGAGTTTCGGATCAGACAACCTTGGAACAGGAATAGCCACAAGTGGAGACTTCAACTTAANNNNNNNNNNNNNNNNNNNNNNNNNNNNNNNNNNNNNNNNNNNNNNNNNNNNNNNNNNNNNNNNNNNNNNNNNNNNNNNNNNNNNNNNNNNNNNNNNNNNNNNNNNNNNNNNNNNNNNNNNNNNNNNNNNNNNNNNNNNNNNNNNNNNNNNNNNNNNNNNNNNNNNNNNNNNNNNNNNNNNNNNNNNNNNNNNNNNNNNNNNNNNNNNNNNNNNNNNNNNNNNNNNNNNNNNNNNNNNNNNNNNNNNNNNNNNNNNNNNNNNNNNNNNNNNNNNNNNNNNNNNNNNNNNNNNNNNNNNNNNNNNNNNNNNNNNNNNNNNNNNNNNNNNNNNNNNNNNNNNNNNNNNNNNNNNNNNNNNNNNNNNNNNNNNNNNNNNNNNNNNNNNNNNNNNNNNNNNNNNNNNNNNNNNNNNNNNNNNNNNNNNNNNNNNNNNNNNNNNNNNNNNNNNNNNNNNNNNNNNNNNNNNNNNNNNNNNNNNNNNNNNNNNNNNNNNNNNNNNNNNNNNNNNNNNNNNNNNNNNNNNNNNNNNNNNNNNNNNNNNNNNNNNNNNNNNNNNNNNNNNNNNNNNNNNNNNNNNNNNNNNNNNNNNNNNNNNNNNNNNNNNNNNNNNNNNNNNNNNNNNNNNNNNNNNNNNNNNNNNNNNNNNNNNNNNNNNNNNNNNNNNNNNNNNNNNNNNNNNNNNNNNNNNNNNNNNNNNNNNNNNNNNNNNNNNNNNNNNNNNNNNNNNNNNNNNNNNNNNNNNNNNNNNNNNNNNNNNNNNNNNNNNNNNNNNNNNNNNNNNNNNNNNNNNNNNNNNNNNNNNNNNNNNNNNNNNNNNNNNNNNNNNNNNNNNNNNNNNNNNNNNNNNNNNNNNNNNNNNNNNNNNNNNNNNNNNNNNNNNNNNNNNNNNNNNNNNNNNNNNNNNNNNNNNNNNNNNNNNNNNNNNNNNNNNNNNNNNNNNNNNNNNNNNNNNNNNNNNNNNNNNNNNNNNNNNNNNNNNNNNNNNNNNNNNNNNNNNNNNNNNNNNNNNNNNNNNNNNNNNNNNNNNNNNNNNNNNNNNNNNNNNNTTAACACTTTACCCTTTCACGAAACATGAAAACTCCAACCAAAAAGACAAGAACACATGACTCAACTTTGAACTTCCCCAAACCACAAACTTCCCATCTTACTACTTAAGCGGTGTAGAGTTTCGGATCAGACAACCTTGGAACAGGAATAGCCACAAGTGGAGACTTCAACTTAAAAACAAGCCCAAACTTCTCTTCAACCTCAAACTTCTGTCCTTTGGGAGCTTCCCAATCAAAAGAGTGAAGAAGTGACGCAATGTTGAACAGAACAAGTCTCTCGGCCATGTTAACCGCCACGCAACTCCTCCTCCCAGATCCAAAAGGCAAGTACTTGAAATCAGCCCCATTGAAATCAAGTGAGCTATCCAAAAATCTCTCCGGTTTAAACTCGTTTGGTTCATCCCACTGCTTAGGATCTCTTTGAATCGCCCAAACGTTGACGAATATCTTGGAGTCTTTAGGCACTGTGTATCCCGCAACCACCGCGGTTTCGCTGTTTCTGTGAGGAACAAGAAAAGGAAGCGTAGGGTGAAGCCTAAGAGTCTCTTTCATAACTGCTTGTAGGTAAGGAAACTTAGGTAAATGTGATTCTTCAACGATATTCTCCCTGCCAACAACTTGATCCAGTTCTTGTCTGATCTTGTTTAAAACTTCTGGTCTTCTTACGACCTCTGCCATGGCGAATTCTGATGCATTAACCGATGTGTCCACTCCACCAAGAACCATATCCATGAGGAGAGACTTGACATGAGTCATGGAGAGAGGAGCTTTCTTATCATCGTCTTTAACTCTAAGCAAGTATTGtaagaaatcttcttcttcttcactcatcTTCCCCACCATCTTGACATGACTCTCCATAACTCGTTCGAAAAAGAGATCGAGCTTCTTCACATGGACTTTCATCTGCTTAACCAATCCCTGGAAATCGAATCTTGATAACAAAGGGAAT
It encodes the following:
- the LOC104722778 gene encoding geraniol 8-hydroxylase isoform X2, with the translated sequence MGTTSSKSNITLSQILNTEVPYSYVMLAVAALLAVVCYLWNKGMSKSKNRPPLPPGPWPLPIVGNLPFINSDVLHTQFQALTLKHGPLMKLHLGSKLAIVVSSPDMAREVLKTHDITFANHDLPEVGKINTYGGEDILRSPYGTHWRRLRKLCAMKLFTTPTMEASYSIRREETRQTVVYMSQMACDGSPVNLGEQIFLSIFNVVTRMMWGATIEGDERASLGNELKALISDISDIEGIQNYSDLFPLLSRFDFQGLVKQMKVHVKKLDLFFERVMESHVKMVGKMSEEEEDFLQYLLRVKDDDKKAPLSMTHVKSLLMDMVLGGVDTSVNASEFAMAEVVRRPEVLNKIRQELDQVVGRENIVEESHLPKFPYLQAVMKETLRLHPTLPFLVPHRNSETAVVAGYTVPKDSKIFVNVWAIQRDPKQWDEPNEFKPERFLDSSLDFNGADFKYLPFGSGRRSCVAVNMAERLVLFNIASLLHSFDWEAPKGQKFEVEEKFGLVFKLKSPLVAIPVPRLSDPKLYTA
- the LOC104722778 gene encoding geraniol 8-hydroxylase isoform X1 — protein: MGTTSSKSNITLSQILNTEVPYSYVMLAVAALLAVVCYLWNKGMSKSKNRPPLPPGPWPLPIVGNLPFINSDVLHTQFQALTLKHGPLMKLHLGSKLAIVVSSPDMAREVLKTHDITFANHDLPEVGKINTYGGEDILRSPYGTHWRRLRKLCAMKLFTTPTMEASYSIRREETRQTVVYMSQMACDGSPVNLGEQIFLSIFNVVTRMMWGATIEGDERASLGNELKALISDISDIEGIQNYSDLFPLLSRFDFQGLVKQMKVHVKKLDLFFERVMESHVKMVGKMSEEEEDFLQYLLRVKDDDKKAPLSMTHVKSLLMDMVLGGVDTSVNASEFAMAEVVRRPEVLNKIRQELDQVVGRENIVEESHLPKFPYLQAVMKETLRLHPTLPFLVPHRNSETAVVAGYTVPKDSKIFVNVWAIQRDPKQWDEPNEFKPERFLDSSLDFNGADFKYLPFGSGRRSCVAVNMAERLVLFNIASLLHSFDWEAPKGQKFEVEEKFGLVFKLKSPLVAIPVPRLSDPKLYTA